From one Triticum aestivum cultivar Chinese Spring chromosome 4B, IWGSC CS RefSeq v2.1, whole genome shotgun sequence genomic stretch:
- the LOC123092681 gene encoding uncharacterized protein gives MTTGSNADHYGPPSYPQRRPHYGGAPPSYGSSASFRGCCCCIFMLVIFLALLALAVALVVVLAVKPRKPQFDLDQVAVQYLLVAPPSPAASPNVAEAPAAAYLSLNITLLFTAVNPNKVGIRYAATAFDVMYHGVPLGVAAVPGFEQPAHSTRLLQTRVIVDRFNVLQSDAQDLIRDAALNDRVEFRITGDVAAKILVLGFSSPKVQVSVDCAIDISPKRQSVTYKQCGVDGLSV, from the exons ATGACGACCGGATCCAACGCCGACCACTACGGCCCGCCCTCCTACCCGCAGCGCCGCCCGCACTACGGGGGCGCCCCGCCCTCCTACGGCTCCTCGGCCTCCTtccgcggctgctgctgctgcatcttcatgctcgtcatcttcctcgccctcctcgccctcgccgtcgcgctcgtcgtcgtcctcgccgtCAAGCCCCGCAAGCCCCAGTTCGACCTCGACCAGGTCGCCGTCCAGTACCTCCTCGTCGCCCCGCCCTCCCCGGCCGCCTCGCCGAACGTCGCCGAggcccccgccgccgcctaccTCTCCCTCAACATCACGCTCCTCTTCACCGCCGTGAACCCCAACAAGGTGGGCATCCGCTACGCCGCCACGGCGTTCGACGTCATGTACCACGGGGTGCCGCTCGGGGTGGCGGCCGTACCCGGGTTCGAGCAGCCCGCCCACAGCACCCGCCTGCTCCAGACCCGCGTCATCGTCGACCGCTTCAACGTGCTCCAGTCCGACGCCCAGGACCTCATCCGCGACGCCGCGCTCAACGACCGCGTCGAGTTCCGCATCACCGGCGACGTCGCCGCCAAGATCCTCGTGCTCGGCTTCTCCTCCCCCAAAGTCCAG GTGTCGGTGGACTGCGCGATCGACATCAGTCCCAAGAGGCAGTCGGTGACATACAAGCAATGCGGCGTGGACGGGCTAAGCGTGTAG